One part of the Dunckerocampus dactyliophorus isolate RoL2022-P2 chromosome 11, RoL_Ddac_1.1, whole genome shotgun sequence genome encodes these proteins:
- the LOC129189551 gene encoding transcriptional activator protein Pur-alpha-like, with translation MADRDSGSDHGGPTAGPGSLPPGAMGAMSRLQHDTEELASKRVDIQNKRFYLDVKQNVKGRFLKIAEVGAGGNKSRLTLSMSVAVEFRDYLGDFIEHYAQLGPSNPDMVQDEPRRALKSEFLVRENRKYYMDLKENQRGRFLRIRQTVNRGPGLGSSQGQTIALPAQGLIEFRDALAKLIDDYGVDEEPAELPEGTSLTVDNKRFFFDVGSNKYGVFMRVSEVKPTYRNSITVPCKVWSKFGNTFCKYAEEMRKIQERSREKRASELLPEGPHGGDDGDDD, from the coding sequence ATGGCGGACAGAGACAGTGGCAGTGACCACGGAGGGCCCACCGCAGGCCCCGGCTCGCTGCCCCCGGGTGCGATGGGAGCCATGTCCCGGCTGCAGCACGACACCGAGGAGCTCGCTTCCAAGCGGGTCGACATTCAGAACAAACGCTTCTACCTTGACGTCAAGCAGAATGTGAAAGGACGCTTCCTAAAGATAGCCGAGGTCGGCGCTGGGGGGAACAAGAGCCGCCTCACGCTCTCCATGTCGGTGGCCGTGGAGTTCCGCGATTATCTCGGGGACTTTATCGAACATTACGCCCAGCTGGGCCCGAGCAACCCCGACATGGTGCAGGATGAGCCCCGGCGGGCGCTCAAGAGCGAGTTTTTGGTGCGGGAGAATCGGAAATATTACATGGATCTGAAGGAGAACCAGAGGGGGCGGTTCCTAAGGATCCGGCAGACCGTTAACCGGGGGCCCGGGCTGGGAAGCTCGCAAGGCCAGACCATTGCTCTGCCGGCGCAGGGTCTCATCGAGTTCCGCGACGCTTTGGCCAAACTCATCGACGACTACGGCGTGGACGAGGAGCCCGCCGAGCTCCCGGAGGGCACCTCGCTCACGGTGGACAACAAGCGCTTCTTCTTCGACGTGGGCTCCAACAAGTACGGCGTGTTCATGCGGGTCAGCGAGGTGAAGCCCACGTACCGGAACTCCATCACGGTTCCGTGCAAAGTGTGGTCCAAATTCGGCAACACCTTCTGCAAATACGCGGAGGAGATGAGGAAGATACAGGAGAGGAGTCGAGAGAAACGGGCCTCGGAACTGCTACCGGAGGGCCCGCACGGCGGAGATGACGGCGACgatgactga